The Devosia sp. A16 genome includes a window with the following:
- a CDS encoding DUF2231 domain-containing protein: protein MIAVQHVHPMLVHFPIVLIILLAAIELVAVFLGRDVSGRTPVGNLATGMVVIAALAAVAAFYFGDYALSFAEAGGFESGVAEVHESLGKLVAVAASIWAIVRSVLWLRDVRIVRPLAFVFPLVSIVGAGLIVWTAYYGGLLVFDLGVNVSKAALSG from the coding sequence GTGATAGCAGTCCAGCATGTTCATCCGATGCTCGTGCATTTTCCGATCGTACTGATCATCCTTCTGGCGGCGATCGAGTTGGTGGCCGTATTCCTGGGGCGCGATGTCTCCGGCCGAACGCCCGTCGGCAATCTGGCGACGGGAATGGTCGTCATTGCGGCGCTGGCCGCCGTCGCCGCCTTCTACTTCGGCGACTACGCGCTCAGTTTTGCGGAGGCGGGCGGTTTCGAGAGCGGCGTTGCCGAAGTTCACGAGTCCCTTGGCAAGCTGGTAGCCGTCGCGGCTTCCATCTGGGCAATCGTTCGTTCCGTCCTGTGGTTGCGCGACGTCAGGATAGTGCGCCCGCTGGCGTTTGTCTTCCCGCTGGTGTCCATCGTCGGCGCCGGCCTGATCGTCTGGACGGCGTACTACGGCGGATTGCTGGTATTCGATCTCGGGGTCAACGTTTCCAAGGCGGCGTTGAGCGGCTGA
- a CDS encoding sugar phosphate isomerase/epimerase family protein, which translates to MRTIKGPAIFLAQFAGDRAPFDTLDNICAWAAELGYKGVQIPTWLTHFVDVEKAATSKTYADEVKGTVQSHGLEIAELASHIIGQLVAVHPAYDTLSDGFAIPEVRGNPKARQEWAVRHLKACAAASKNLGLKAHATFSGALAWPYLYPFPQRPAGLVEEAFDELARRWTPILDEFDRHGVDVCYEIHPSEDLFDGATYEMFLERVNNHPRANLLYDPSHFVLQQLDYLQYIDFYHERIRMFHVKDAEFNPTGKQGVYSGFQSWVNRAGRFRSLGDGQVDFAGIFSKLSAYGFDGWAVLEWECAIKSAEQGAAEGAPFIASHIINVTEKAFDDFAASGTDKAANRRILGLS; encoded by the coding sequence ATGCGCACCATCAAAGGGCCGGCGATTTTTCTTGCCCAGTTCGCGGGCGACAGGGCCCCCTTCGACACGCTCGACAACATCTGCGCCTGGGCCGCCGAGCTCGGCTACAAGGGCGTGCAGATCCCGACCTGGCTGACGCATTTCGTCGATGTGGAAAAGGCCGCAACCTCGAAGACCTATGCCGACGAGGTAAAGGGCACGGTACAGAGCCACGGGCTCGAGATCGCCGAGCTGGCAAGCCATATCATTGGCCAGCTCGTGGCCGTGCATCCCGCCTACGACACGCTGTCCGACGGCTTTGCCATCCCCGAAGTGCGCGGCAACCCCAAGGCACGCCAGGAGTGGGCGGTAAGGCACCTCAAGGCCTGCGCCGCAGCATCCAAGAATCTTGGCCTCAAGGCCCACGCCACCTTCTCGGGCGCGCTTGCCTGGCCGTACCTTTACCCGTTCCCGCAGCGCCCGGCCGGTCTGGTCGAGGAAGCCTTCGACGAACTCGCCCGGCGCTGGACCCCGATCCTCGACGAGTTCGACCGGCACGGCGTCGACGTCTGCTATGAGATCCATCCGAGCGAGGATCTGTTCGACGGCGCCACTTACGAGATGTTCCTCGAGCGGGTGAACAACCACCCGCGCGCCAACCTGCTCTACGACCCGAGCCACTTCGTGCTGCAGCAGCTCGACTATCTGCAGTACATCGATTTTTACCACGAGCGGATCCGGATGTTCCACGTCAAGGACGCCGAGTTCAACCCGACCGGCAAGCAGGGTGTCTATTCCGGCTTCCAGTCCTGGGTGAACCGGGCCGGTCGCTTCCGCTCGCTGGGCGACGGGCAGGTTGATTTCGCCGGCATCTTTTCCAAGCTCTCGGCCTACGGCTTCGATGGCTGGGCGGTGCTCGAATGGGAATGCGCCATCAAGTCGGCGGAGCAGGGCGCGGCTGAAGGCGCTCCCTTCATCGCAAGCCACATCATCAATGTCACCGAGAAGGCGTTTGACGATTTCGCCGCATCGGGCACCGACAAGGCGGCCAATCGCCGGATCCTCGGCCTGAGCTGA
- a CDS encoding Gfo/Idh/MocA family protein yields MAENGAPRIRLGMVGGGTGAFIGYVHRVAARIDGDYELVAGALSSNAATALESGKNLGLAEDRIYTSYEEMAAKESARKDGIQAVSIVTPNHVHFGPAKAFLEAGIHVICDKPLTSTLDDARALAAIKPKKGAKFLLTHNYTGYPLVRQARELVKSGALGKIRVVQVEYPQDWLTNAADPGNKQASWRTDPKRSGAGGAIGDIGTHAYNLARFVTGLKTEAVSAELTSFVKGRKLDDDVQIKLRFQGGAKGMLWASQVAVGNENGLQLRVYGEKAGLEWRQDNPNYMWFTEFGKPRQLLTRGGAISAPPAASMNVRIPGGHPEGYLEAFATLYSQFAQVIRGEGKDVAGLLPSLADGVEGMEFIMASVASSKADGKWTKLSEV; encoded by the coding sequence ATGGCAGAGAACGGCGCTCCGCGCATCCGCCTGGGCATGGTCGGTGGCGGCACCGGTGCCTTCATCGGTTATGTCCATCGTGTCGCCGCGCGCATCGATGGCGACTATGAACTGGTCGCTGGCGCATTGTCGTCCAACGCCGCGACGGCGTTGGAAAGCGGCAAGAACCTCGGCTTGGCCGAGGACCGCATCTACACCTCCTACGAGGAGATGGCGGCCAAGGAATCTGCCCGCAAGGACGGCATCCAGGCGGTATCCATCGTCACGCCCAACCATGTGCACTTCGGCCCGGCCAAGGCTTTCCTCGAGGCCGGCATCCATGTCATCTGCGACAAGCCGCTGACCTCGACGCTGGACGACGCGCGGGCGCTCGCAGCGATCAAGCCGAAAAAAGGCGCGAAGTTCCTCCTCACCCACAACTACACCGGCTACCCGCTGGTGCGGCAGGCGCGTGAGCTGGTGAAATCGGGCGCCCTGGGCAAGATCCGCGTGGTGCAGGTCGAGTATCCGCAGGATTGGCTGACCAATGCCGCCGACCCCGGTAACAAACAGGCGAGCTGGCGCACCGACCCCAAGCGCTCGGGCGCCGGCGGCGCCATCGGCGATATCGGCACCCACGCCTACAACCTCGCGCGCTTCGTCACCGGGCTGAAAACCGAGGCTGTGAGCGCCGAACTGACCAGTTTCGTCAAGGGCCGCAAGCTCGACGACGACGTGCAGATCAAGCTCAGGTTTCAGGGCGGCGCCAAAGGCATGCTGTGGGCCAGTCAGGTCGCGGTGGGCAACGAGAACGGCCTGCAACTGCGGGTCTATGGCGAGAAGGCCGGCCTCGAGTGGCGGCAGGACAACCCGAACTACATGTGGTTTACCGAGTTCGGCAAACCCAGGCAGTTGCTGACCCGCGGCGGCGCCATCTCGGCTCCGCCCGCCGCTTCGATGAACGTCCGCATCCCGGGCGGCCATCCCGAAGGTTATCTCGAAGCTTTCGCCACTCTCTACAGCCAGTTCGCCCAGGTGATCCGCGGCGAGGGCAAGGATGTTGCAGGGCTGCTGCCCAGCCTCGCCGACGGCGTCGAAGGCATGGAGTTCATCATGGCCTCCGTCGCCTCGTCCAAGGCGGACGGCAAGTGGACCAAGCTCAGCGAGGTATAA
- a CDS encoding sulfite exporter TauE/SafE family protein has translation MVLIAVGAALAGFAQGVSGFAFALVALSVWAWGVDPKLAVVLSVFGSLVGQLVTLPFVWRGFSIRMALPFIVGGLAGVPIGAQLVGAADPNLFKFGLGLFLVAYCPLMLLLRPDIRFRWGGRLADAAIGWIGGVLGGMAAISGPVPTLWTTLRGWSKDEQRGVLQGFNIAMHTATLTIYLIMGTIETGMVGALALTGVVLAPFAILGVLVFRRLSTIGFRRVVLLGLTASGLVLIWGAVTAWV, from the coding sequence ATGGTATTGATCGCCGTTGGCGCGGCGCTGGCGGGCTTTGCGCAAGGCGTTTCGGGCTTTGCCTTTGCGTTAGTGGCGCTCTCGGTCTGGGCTTGGGGCGTCGACCCGAAGCTGGCGGTGGTGCTGTCGGTGTTCGGTTCGCTGGTCGGACAGCTGGTGACGCTCCCATTCGTGTGGCGCGGGTTCAGCATCAGGATGGCGCTGCCGTTCATCGTTGGCGGACTGGCGGGCGTGCCGATCGGCGCGCAACTGGTAGGCGCGGCAGATCCCAACCTGTTCAAGTTCGGGCTCGGACTGTTCCTCGTCGCCTACTGTCCGCTGATGTTGTTGCTGCGGCCCGACATCCGTTTCCGCTGGGGCGGACGGCTTGCGGACGCTGCCATCGGCTGGATCGGCGGCGTGCTCGGCGGCATGGCGGCGATCTCCGGACCGGTGCCGACGCTGTGGACGACGCTGCGCGGCTGGAGCAAGGACGAACAGCGCGGGGTGCTGCAAGGCTTCAACATCGCCATGCACACGGCGACGCTGACGATCTACCTGATCATGGGGACGATCGAGACAGGCATGGTCGGCGCACTGGCGCTGACCGGCGTCGTGCTGGCGCCCTTCGCCATCCTGGGCGTGCTGGTGTTCCGGCGGCTCAGCACTATCGGGTTTCGCCGCGTGGTGCTGCTCGGGCTGACGGCGTCGGGGCTGGTGCTGATCTGGGGGGCGGTGACGGCGTGGGTGTAA
- a CDS encoding TraB/GumN family protein codes for MRNFLRRTLPLLSLLVGLLPASTQAAPALWRISDADSSVWLFGSIHVLDKDRDWRTPRFDAALAAADHVYFEIVLDVDAYATLTRLSMLYGNNRDGRQLSDYLTAEQQARLQAFLDAHGLSRELIEPMRPWMADLTLMSVTLAAGGEAALTQQAGVELVLLDEIDEDRRRELETAEAQFRMFAGPPDAVQVESLMRTIEIGGSPEQSLGTLAELWHAGDVEALARTMNQALGSVDSPMYKRLLSDRNRRWAAQIGQMLADNEDAMIIVGAGHLAGPVGVPTLLGAAGFKVERMDRSMAPAPTPGRPNRRR; via the coding sequence ATGAGGAACTTCCTCCGCCGCACCCTGCCGCTGCTGTCGTTGCTGGTCGGTCTGCTGCCGGCCTCGACGCAGGCGGCCCCGGCGCTGTGGCGCATCAGCGACGCCGACAGCTCGGTGTGGCTGTTCGGCTCGATCCACGTTCTCGATAAGGACCGGGACTGGCGGACGCCGCGCTTCGATGCGGCGCTCGCGGCAGCTGACCATGTATATTTCGAGATCGTGCTGGATGTGGATGCCTATGCCACGCTGACCCGGCTCTCGATGCTCTATGGCAACAACCGCGACGGACGCCAGCTCAGCGACTACCTGACGGCCGAGCAGCAGGCGCGGCTGCAGGCCTTTCTCGATGCGCACGGATTATCGCGCGAACTGATCGAGCCGATGCGCCCCTGGATGGCGGATCTGACGCTGATGAGCGTAACCCTTGCCGCCGGCGGCGAAGCGGCCCTGACGCAGCAGGCCGGCGTCGAACTGGTGCTGCTCGATGAAATCGACGAGGACCGCCGGCGCGAACTGGAAACGGCGGAGGCGCAGTTCCGGATGTTCGCCGGCCCACCCGACGCGGTTCAGGTCGAATCGCTGATGCGCACGATCGAGATCGGCGGCAGCCCGGAGCAGTCGCTCGGTACGCTGGCCGAACTCTGGCATGCCGGTGACGTCGAGGCCCTGGCGCGGACGATGAACCAGGCGCTCGGGTCGGTCGACTCGCCGATGTACAAGCGGTTGCTGAGCGATCGGAACCGGCGCTGGGCGGCACAGATCGGCCAGATGCTGGCCGACAACGAAGACGCGATGATCATCGTCGGCGCCGGGCACCTCGCCGGTCCGGTCGGGGTGCCGACGCTGCTCGGCGCGGCCGGGTTCAAGGTCGAGCGGATGGATCGCTCGATGGCGCCTGCCCCTACCCCCGGCCGGCCGAACCGGCGCCGCTAG
- a CDS encoding ETC complex I subunit, producing MTARIYRPAPNAMQSGRGKSKEWILTYEPAAARTIEPLMGYTSTTDTRAQIRLTFDTLEEAEAYAHKNGIAYQVLPEHKPTVKRTTYSDNFRSDRKTPWTH from the coding sequence ATGACGGCACGAATCTACCGGCCTGCGCCCAACGCCATGCAGTCCGGCCGGGGCAAATCCAAGGAATGGATTCTCACCTACGAACCGGCTGCCGCCCGCACGATCGAACCGCTGATGGGTTACACCTCGACTACCGACACACGCGCGCAGATTCGCCTCACCTTCGATACGCTCGAGGAAGCAGAAGCCTATGCGCACAAGAACGGCATCGCCTACCAGGTGCTGCCCGAGCATAAGCCGACGGTGAAGCGCACCACCTACTCGGACAATTTTCGCTCCGACCGCAAAACGCCCTGGACGCACTGA
- a CDS encoding phosphatase PAP2 family protein produces MTPVDGVPLCADKSGMIDLGKSWPFGLSRRNGLWFVLGFIVLIAALYWLDRPISAWGQGLPDSVREVFFRITQWGKSDWILVPSFAAWLVAWLLSLLTRDTIRLALRELAALAGFVFVGVGLTGLVATLLKRGIGRGRPETWAVDAPLSFQSLNWSAYNYQSFPSGHATTAFSLATVVAFIWPKAFWPAMLLAALVAMSRVIVGEHYPTDITAGAILGVLGVYAIRQLFASRGWLFVATPEGRTERKPFPPLHALVFRR; encoded by the coding sequence TTGACACCCGTTGACGGCGTGCCCCTCTGCGCCGACAAGAGCGGCATGATCGATCTGGGCAAATCCTGGCCGTTTGGCCTCAGTCGTCGCAACGGGCTGTGGTTCGTGCTGGGGTTCATCGTGCTGATCGCGGCGCTCTACTGGCTCGATCGGCCGATCTCGGCCTGGGGGCAGGGGCTGCCGGACAGTGTCCGCGAGGTGTTCTTCCGCATCACCCAGTGGGGCAAGTCGGATTGGATCCTGGTCCCCAGCTTCGCCGCCTGGCTGGTCGCCTGGCTGCTGTCACTGCTGACCCGGGACACAATTCGTCTCGCGCTGCGCGAACTGGCAGCGCTCGCCGGGTTCGTCTTCGTCGGGGTCGGCCTGACCGGCCTCGTCGCAACCTTGCTGAAGCGCGGTATCGGCCGCGGCCGCCCCGAGACTTGGGCCGTCGACGCGCCGCTCAGCTTCCAGTCGCTGAACTGGAGCGCCTACAATTACCAGAGCTTTCCCTCCGGCCATGCCACCACGGCGTTCTCGCTCGCCACGGTCGTCGCCTTCATCTGGCCCAAGGCGTTCTGGCCCGCCATGCTGCTGGCGGCGCTGGTCGCCATGTCACGGGTGATCGTCGGTGAACACTATCCCACCGACATCACCGCGGGAGCGATCCTGGGCGTGCTCGGGGTCTATGCCATCCGCCAGCTGTTCGCGAGCCGAGGCTGGCTGTTCGTCGCGACCCCGGAGGGCCGCACCGAACGTAAACCGTTCCCGCCCCTCCACGCTCTGGTCTTCAGGCGATAG
- the metC gene encoding cystathionine beta-lyase, with protein sequence MTKNDGERDKTASMETILTHGGRASDDHLGFVNMPVFRGSTILFKTLDELEDYKAPYRYGRNDNPTTRALCDLVSELEGAAGTVVAPSGLSAVSTALLAAVSAGDELLMTDSAYEPTRTFASEGLARFGVTTRYYDPRIGAGIAALFTERTKAVFVETPGSLTFEMQDLPAIAGAAEARGITVIVDNSWATPLYHRPLQLGADMVMHAATKMFVGHSDAMVGTVSANEKLWGRLKRTHRILGVAISPDDSYLTLRGLRTLAVRMKHHSGQSAAFAAWLQGQPEVEEVYHPALPDHPDHAIFKRDFTGAGSLFTFRLKQRSRDALAAMVNGFQLFGMGYSWGGYESLCIPFNPTNIRTAVPWTAPGQLFRVHVGLESLDDLKADMSAALQRYRAIA encoded by the coding sequence ATGACCAAAAATGACGGCGAACGCGACAAAACCGCGTCGATGGAAACCATCCTGACGCATGGAGGGCGTGCGTCGGACGACCACCTCGGCTTTGTGAACATGCCGGTGTTCCGCGGCTCCACCATTCTGTTCAAGACCCTGGACGAGCTGGAGGATTACAAGGCGCCCTACCGCTACGGGCGGAACGACAACCCCACGACCCGGGCGCTCTGCGACCTGGTGAGCGAGCTCGAAGGCGCCGCCGGCACGGTGGTTGCCCCGTCCGGTCTCTCGGCGGTTTCGACGGCCCTGCTGGCGGCGGTGTCGGCAGGCGACGAGCTGTTGATGACCGACTCCGCCTACGAGCCCACGCGCACCTTCGCAAGCGAAGGGCTGGCCCGCTTCGGGGTGACGACTCGCTATTACGATCCGCGGATCGGGGCCGGGATCGCCGCCCTGTTCACCGAGAGGACCAAGGCGGTATTCGTCGAGACCCCGGGCTCGCTGACCTTCGAGATGCAGGATCTGCCGGCGATCGCCGGCGCAGCAGAGGCGCGCGGCATCACCGTGATCGTCGACAACTCGTGGGCGACACCGCTCTACCACCGGCCGCTGCAACTGGGCGCCGACATGGTGATGCATGCAGCGACCAAGATGTTCGTCGGGCATTCCGACGCCATGGTGGGCACGGTCTCGGCGAACGAGAAGCTCTGGGGTCGGCTGAAGCGGACGCATCGCATCCTTGGCGTCGCGATCTCGCCCGACGACTCCTACCTGACGCTGCGCGGCCTCAGGACGCTGGCCGTGCGGATGAAGCACCACAGCGGGCAATCGGCGGCGTTCGCCGCTTGGCTGCAAGGCCAGCCGGAGGTCGAGGAGGTGTACCACCCTGCCCTGCCCGACCATCCCGATCACGCGATCTTCAAGCGCGATTTCACCGGCGCCGGGAGCCTCTTCACCTTCCGCCTGAAGCAGCGCTCGCGCGACGCCCTGGCGGCGATGGTCAACGGCTTCCAGCTGTTCGGCATGGGCTATTCGTGGGGCGGCTATGAAAGCCTCTGCATCCCGTTCAACCCGACCAACATCCGGACCGCCGTGCCATGGACGGCGCCGGGGCAGCTGTTCCGGGTACATGTCGGCCTCGAGAGTCTCGACGACCTCAAGGCAGACATGAGCGCGGCGCTGCAGCGCTATCGGGCTATCGCCTGA
- a CDS encoding amino acid ABC transporter substrate-binding protein, which translates to MIKSLLSVALAAGLGLAVSGAYAQTTSATLDAVKAKGYVQCGVTGGVPGFSAPDANNNWSGLEVDYCRALAAAIFNNADAVRYTPLTSQERFTALSAGEIDVLSRTTTWTMSRDTQLGIKFVGTMFYDGQGFMVRKADNITSALDLGGAAVCIESGTTTELNAADYFAANNLEFNTVVFVDQDEVVKAYEDGRCDVYTTDSSALAAERSKFANPADHIILPEIISKEPLGPVVRQGDDGWFNIARWTYYALLEAEELGVSSANVDEMLASDNPAIKRLLGVEGDFGTPIGLTKDWAYQIIKLVGNYGEVYDKHVGPNTPIGLARGLNALWKDGGIQYSPPIR; encoded by the coding sequence ATGATCAAATCGCTTCTTTCCGTCGCGCTGGCGGCAGGCCTGGGGCTTGCCGTTTCCGGCGCGTACGCACAGACGACGTCGGCGACGCTCGATGCGGTGAAGGCCAAGGGGTACGTCCAATGCGGCGTGACCGGCGGCGTGCCGGGCTTCTCCGCGCCGGATGCGAACAACAACTGGTCGGGCCTCGAAGTCGATTATTGCCGCGCGCTGGCTGCCGCGATCTTCAACAATGCGGATGCCGTCCGCTACACCCCGCTCACCTCGCAGGAGCGCTTCACTGCGCTCAGCGCCGGCGAAATCGACGTGCTGTCGCGCACCACCACCTGGACGATGAGCCGCGATACCCAGCTGGGCATCAAGTTCGTCGGCACCATGTTCTATGATGGCCAGGGCTTCATGGTCCGCAAAGCCGACAACATCACCTCGGCGCTCGACCTGGGCGGCGCCGCCGTCTGTATCGAGTCCGGCACCACCACCGAGCTGAACGCAGCCGACTACTTCGCCGCCAACAACCTCGAATTCAACACCGTGGTGTTCGTCGACCAGGACGAAGTGGTGAAGGCCTACGAAGACGGTCGCTGCGACGTCTACACCACCGACTCTTCGGCTCTTGCCGCCGAGCGCTCGAAGTTCGCCAACCCGGCCGATCACATCATCCTGCCGGAAATCATCTCCAAGGAGCCGCTCGGCCCCGTGGTGCGTCAGGGCGACGACGGCTGGTTCAACATTGCCCGCTGGACCTACTACGCGCTGCTCGAAGCCGAAGAGCTCGGCGTCAGCTCGGCCAACGTCGACGAAATGCTTGCCTCCGACAATCCGGCCATCAAGCGCCTGCTCGGCGTCGAAGGGGACTTCGGCACCCCGATCGGGCTGACCAAGGATTGGGCCTACCAGATCATCAAGCTGGTGGGTAACTACGGCGAGGTCTACGACAAGCATGTCGGTCCGAACACGCCGATCGGGCTGGCACGCGGCCTGAACGCGCTGTGGAAAGACGGCGGCATCCAGTACTCGCCGCCGATCCGCTAA
- a CDS encoding amino acid ABC transporter permease, with the protein MASIDTAQPPPRSFSFNDPVVRGVIYQVVVAVLVVLFLVWIVNNTAINLKAQNKTSGFDFLWKTAGFNISFTLFPFDRTSLYWQAFLVGLTNTILVAVIGIFFATILGFTIGIARLSSNYLVSRLATVYVETIRNIPLLLQLFFWYFAVLKTMPAVRDSLALPLDTFINQRGLFVPKPIPDEQFVWVWVGLAIALVLWLMLRQWAKARLERTGKRFPVFLGGLAMTVVVVAIVWVVSGASVTFDPPVLNRFNFKGGLELPPELVALVFGLSIYTAAFIAELVRGGIQSVSHGQTEAAQALGLKDGDRLRLVIVPQAMRVIIPPLTSQYLNLTKNSSLGAAIGYPELVNVFTGTTLNQTGRAIEVIALTMLVYLILSLGTSAIMNWYNARVALVER; encoded by the coding sequence ATGGCATCCATCGACACGGCGCAACCACCGCCGCGGAGCTTTTCGTTCAACGATCCCGTCGTACGGGGCGTCATCTACCAGGTCGTCGTCGCGGTGCTGGTGGTGCTGTTCCTCGTCTGGATCGTCAACAACACGGCGATCAACCTCAAGGCGCAGAACAAGACCTCCGGCTTCGACTTCCTGTGGAAGACGGCCGGGTTCAACATCAGCTTCACGCTGTTTCCGTTCGATCGCACCTCGCTCTACTGGCAGGCCTTTCTCGTTGGGCTCACCAACACTATTCTCGTCGCGGTGATCGGCATCTTCTTTGCCACCATCCTCGGCTTCACCATCGGCATCGCGCGCCTGAGCTCGAACTACCTGGTGTCGCGGCTCGCCACCGTCTACGTCGAAACCATCCGCAACATCCCGCTGCTGCTGCAGCTGTTCTTCTGGTATTTCGCGGTGCTCAAGACCATGCCCGCGGTCAGGGACTCGCTGGCGCTGCCGCTCGATACCTTCATCAACCAGCGCGGCCTGTTCGTGCCCAAGCCGATCCCCGACGAGCAGTTCGTCTGGGTCTGGGTCGGACTGGCGATCGCCCTGGTGCTGTGGCTGATGCTGCGGCAATGGGCCAAGGCGCGGCTCGAAAGGACCGGAAAGCGCTTCCCGGTGTTTCTGGGCGGCCTCGCCATGACCGTCGTGGTCGTTGCCATCGTCTGGGTGGTCAGCGGCGCCTCCGTCACCTTCGATCCGCCGGTGCTCAACCGCTTCAACTTCAAGGGCGGGCTGGAACTGCCGCCGGAGCTTGTCGCGCTGGTGTTCGGCCTCTCGATCTATACGGCCGCCTTCATCGCCGAACTGGTACGAGGCGGCATCCAGTCGGTGAGCCACGGCCAGACCGAAGCCGCCCAGGCGCTCGGCCTCAAGGATGGCGACCGGCTGCGGCTGGTTATCGTGCCGCAGGCCATGCGGGTGATCATTCCACCGCTGACCAGCCAGTATCTCAACCTGACCAAGAACTCCTCGCTCGGCGCCGCTATCGGCTATCCCGAACTGGTCAACGTCTTCACCGGCACCACTCTCAACCAGACCGGCCGCGCCATCGAAGTGATCGCGCTGACCATGCTCGTCTATCTCATCCTGTCGCTGGGCACTTCGGCGATCATGAACTGGTACAACGCCCGTGTGGCGCTGGTCGAACGCTAG